One Micromonospora sp. FIMYZ51 genomic window carries:
- a CDS encoding NYN domain-containing protein — protein sequence MPLTEPHDDNLRQEEQVVPVPAAGDRPDHAAADAPASAATPDPDRSESEPEPSSSESEPEPSLPEPVRQRIVSLTAAVLPGLPADEVPVPLRRVAKFAPNRRARLGAPAIAAQLAGDPLFRQRVTSRVLADAGDLGTAVVEGTAPAAADPVEVAALAYLARPREWRQLIEASGEAVRAEADSAVVAELVRQAEQRATRAEHDRAVARVEADKLRDELARVREELGQLREENRQLTRTLRETQARERKTSELLATERGRATRAAADADAELRRIRARLAEAEAAAGVARASAKEARSVDDARLWLLLETIGQAAVGLRRELALDPVDRLPADFVAESFADSSTATVAGAATRARDTDDPARLDQLLALPRAHLVVDGYNVTKRGFGEMSLEQQRKRLITGLGGIAAQTGDEVTVVFDGAERIHGLPPAPRGVRVLFSRKGETADELIRRLVRAEPPGRPVVVVSSDREVADGVRRHGAYPLGADSLLRRLSRS from the coding sequence ATGCCCCTCACCGAGCCGCACGACGACAACCTCCGCCAGGAGGAGCAGGTCGTCCCGGTGCCGGCTGCCGGTGACCGCCCTGATCACGCCGCCGCCGACGCCCCGGCGTCCGCCGCGACGCCGGACCCTGACCGGTCCGAATCCGAGCCGGAACCGAGCTCGTCGGAGTCCGAGCCGGAACCGAGCCTGCCCGAGCCGGTCCGACAGCGGATCGTCTCGCTCACCGCCGCGGTGCTGCCCGGCCTGCCCGCCGACGAGGTGCCCGTGCCGCTGCGCCGGGTGGCGAAGTTCGCGCCCAACCGGCGGGCCCGGCTCGGTGCCCCGGCGATCGCCGCCCAGCTCGCGGGTGATCCGCTGTTCCGTCAGCGGGTCACCAGCCGGGTGCTGGCCGACGCCGGCGACCTGGGCACCGCAGTGGTCGAGGGAACGGCCCCGGCCGCCGCCGATCCGGTCGAGGTGGCCGCCCTGGCCTATCTGGCCCGGCCGCGCGAATGGCGGCAGCTGATCGAGGCCAGCGGGGAGGCCGTGCGCGCCGAGGCGGACAGCGCGGTCGTCGCCGAACTGGTCCGCCAGGCCGAACAGCGGGCCACCCGGGCCGAGCACGATCGGGCGGTCGCCCGGGTGGAGGCCGACAAGCTACGGGACGAACTTGCCCGGGTACGCGAGGAACTGGGCCAGCTGCGCGAGGAGAACCGGCAGCTGACCCGTACCCTGCGGGAGACCCAGGCCCGCGAGCGCAAGACGAGCGAACTGCTGGCCACCGAGCGGGGACGGGCCACCCGGGCCGCCGCGGACGCGGACGCCGAACTGCGCCGGATCCGCGCCCGGCTGGCCGAGGCGGAGGCCGCGGCGGGCGTCGCCCGGGCCAGCGCGAAGGAGGCCCGCTCCGTCGACGACGCGCGGCTGTGGCTGCTCCTGGAGACCATCGGGCAGGCCGCCGTCGGGCTCCGCCGTGAACTGGCCCTGGACCCGGTGGACCGGCTACCCGCCGACTTCGTCGCGGAGAGCTTCGCCGACTCCTCGACGGCCACCGTGGCCGGTGCCGCCACCCGGGCCCGGGACACCGACGACCCGGCCCGGCTCGACCAGCTGCTCGCCCTGCCCCGGGCGCACCTGGTGGTGGACGGCTACAACGTGACCAAACGGGGCTTCGGCGAGATGTCGCTGGAGCAACAGCGCAAACGGTTGATCACCGGGCTCGGTGGCATCGCCGCGCAGACCGGCGACGAGGTGACAGTGGTTTTCGACGGCGCCGAGCGCATCCACGGGTTGCCGCCCGCCCCACGCGGGGTCCGGGTGCTGTTCTCCCGCAAGGGGGAGACCGCCGACGAGCTGATCCGCCGCCTGGTCCGCGCCGAGCCGCCGGGCCGCCCGGTGGTGGTGGTCTCCTCCGACCGCGAGGTCGCCGACGGCGTACGCCGGCACGGCGCGTACCCGTTGGGAGCCGACTCGCTGCTGCGCCGGCTGTCCCGCTCCTGA
- a CDS encoding DEDD exonuclease domain-containing protein: MAAQEYLQPALAGLDPATDGVDPALPLHATTFVVVDLETTGGAPDGGGITEIGAVKVRGGEQLGVLATLVNPGVPIPPFITVLTGITQAMLLPAPPIEQVLPSLLEFLTDAVLVAHNAPYDVGFLKAACAKHGYRWPNPKVLDTAALARRVLLRDEVPNRKLATLAAHFRAATTPTHRALDDARATVDVLHGLIGRLGSHRVDTLGEAIEFARAVTPTQRRKRHLADGLPHRPGVYIFRAADDRPLYVGTSRDIATRVRSYFTAAEKRARISEMLAAAERVEAVECAHSLEAEVRELRLIGAHAPPYNRRSKFPERVLWLKLTDGPYPRLSVVREISPADHAYLGPFTSRRAAELAAAGFHDAVPLRQCTHRLSLRTVTPACALAELGRCPAPCEHRITPEEYADRAVTPFATATTGDPRPVVDALLARIEALSTDKRYEEAAVLRSRLAAVLRATVRMQRLTALTGIAELAAARPAAAGGWELALVRHGRLAGAGVSPPGVHPRPTIAVIRATAETVSPGHGPVPAATAEESERILSWLERPETRLVEMSSGWASPVAGAARFRDLLTKAEKAGSHQLWSERS, encoded by the coding sequence ATGGCAGCACAGGAGTACCTCCAGCCGGCGCTGGCCGGGCTCGACCCGGCCACCGACGGTGTCGACCCGGCGTTGCCGCTGCACGCGACGACATTCGTCGTGGTCGACCTGGAGACCACCGGCGGTGCCCCGGACGGCGGCGGCATCACCGAGATCGGCGCGGTCAAGGTGCGCGGCGGCGAGCAGCTGGGGGTGCTGGCCACCCTGGTCAACCCCGGGGTGCCGATCCCGCCGTTCATCACCGTGCTGACCGGCATCACCCAGGCGATGCTGCTGCCGGCGCCGCCGATCGAGCAGGTGCTGCCGAGCTTGCTGGAGTTCCTCACCGACGCCGTGCTGGTGGCGCACAACGCCCCGTACGATGTCGGTTTCCTCAAGGCGGCCTGTGCCAAGCACGGCTACCGCTGGCCGAACCCGAAGGTGCTGGACACCGCGGCGCTGGCCCGGCGGGTGCTGCTCCGCGACGAGGTGCCCAACCGCAAGCTGGCCACCCTCGCCGCGCACTTCCGCGCCGCCACCACGCCGACGCACCGGGCACTTGACGACGCCCGGGCCACCGTCGACGTGCTGCACGGGCTGATCGGGCGGCTCGGCAGCCACCGGGTGGACACGCTCGGCGAGGCCATCGAGTTCGCCCGGGCGGTCACCCCGACCCAGCGCCGCAAGCGCCACCTGGCCGACGGTCTGCCGCACCGGCCCGGGGTCTACATCTTCCGGGCCGCCGACGACCGGCCGCTCTACGTCGGCACCTCGCGGGACATCGCCACCCGGGTGCGCAGCTACTTCACCGCAGCGGAGAAGCGCGCCCGGATCTCGGAGATGCTTGCCGCCGCCGAGCGGGTCGAGGCGGTCGAGTGCGCGCACTCGCTGGAGGCGGAGGTCCGCGAGCTGCGGTTGATCGGGGCGCACGCGCCGCCGTACAACCGGCGGTCGAAGTTTCCCGAGCGGGTGCTCTGGCTGAAGCTGACCGACGGGCCCTACCCCCGGTTGTCGGTGGTCCGGGAGATCTCCCCCGCCGACCATGCCTACCTCGGCCCCTTCACCTCCCGGCGGGCCGCGGAGCTGGCCGCCGCCGGGTTCCACGACGCGGTGCCGCTGCGCCAGTGCACCCACCGACTGTCGCTGCGCACGGTCACGCCGGCCTGCGCGCTTGCCGAGCTGGGTCGCTGCCCGGCACCGTGCGAGCACCGGATCACCCCCGAGGAGTACGCCGACCGCGCGGTGACCCCGTTCGCGACCGCCACCACAGGCGATCCCCGGCCCGTGGTGGACGCCCTGCTCGCCCGGATCGAGGCACTCTCGACCGACAAGCGGTACGAGGAGGCCGCGGTGCTCCGCTCCCGGCTGGCCGCGGTGCTGCGGGCCACCGTCCGGATGCAGCGGCTGACCGCCCTGACCGGGATCGCCGAGCTGGCCGCCGCCCGACCGGCCGCCGCTGGCGGCTGGGAGCTGGCGCTGGTCCGGCACGGCCGGCTGGCCGGGGCCGGGGTCTCACCGCCCGGGGTCCACCCTCGACCGACGATCGCGGTCATCCGGGCCACCGCCGAGACGGTGTCGCCCGGTCACGGTCCGGTCCCGGCGGCCACTGCGGAGGAGTCGGAACGGATCCTGTCCTGGTTGGAACGACCGGAGACCAGACTTGTCGAGATGTCGTCCGGTTGGGCCTCCCCGGTGGCCGGCGCGGCACGCTTCCGTGACCTGCTGACCAAGGCCGAGAAGGCCGGTTCCCACCAACTCTGGTCCGAACGCTCATGA
- a CDS encoding HD domain-containing protein → MDVNAGHGGALGGALPTQPGELPLTRRLRSLLTWPATDNEPVGRLVRVHRAIHPGADPAVLRRAYTIAENMHRGQFRKSGEPFITHPLAVAEICAELGMDTTTLVAALLHDTVEDTRYTLQALAEDFGHEVSHLVDGVTKFDKAFYGQAAEAETIRKMIIAAGKDVRVLIIKLCDRLHNMRTLGVRSAASRERIARKTQEVLVPLCDRLGIQTLKRELDDVVLLHLEPEEHARIARHVHDRPGWDAYLADVVAQTRVALRRSRVDAEVAPRPRHLYSIWKDTVAGGHQVPYDLPRITVVVDGPATDCYAALGAVHGLWRPVPGRFKDFIASPKNNLYRSLHTSVCGPRNRTVEVLIRTVEMHRSAEYGVAADFRFPRSGGAAAAHAGQLDWLRRVLDWEQDAADPAQFLQSLRCDLSEAQIQVVAEGRQIVLPAGATPVDLAYELGADRGDRCLAARINGRLVPLSSELDEGDVVEIFTETDEESSLDAEVAPRGPRREWLGFVKSPHAQMQINRWFADHSEPGISISDKVRLGRATIGLALRQHNRGLASDLPLLRLSEELGYPDLETLLVAVFDRVIEPDAVVRQLIDLVDHRQ, encoded by the coding sequence GTGGACGTCAACGCCGGACACGGCGGCGCCCTGGGGGGCGCCCTCCCGACACAGCCAGGCGAGCTTCCGCTGACCCGCCGGCTCCGCTCGCTGCTGACCTGGCCCGCCACCGACAACGAACCGGTCGGTCGGCTGGTCCGCGTGCACCGGGCCATCCATCCCGGTGCCGATCCCGCGGTGCTGCGCCGGGCGTACACCATCGCGGAGAACATGCACCGGGGGCAGTTCCGCAAGAGCGGGGAACCGTTCATCACCCACCCGCTCGCGGTCGCCGAGATCTGCGCCGAGCTGGGCATGGACACCACGACCCTGGTCGCGGCGCTACTGCACGACACGGTGGAGGACACCCGCTACACGCTGCAAGCGCTGGCCGAGGACTTCGGCCACGAGGTGTCCCATCTGGTCGACGGAGTGACCAAGTTCGACAAGGCGTTCTACGGCCAGGCCGCCGAGGCGGAGACCATCCGCAAGATGATCATCGCGGCCGGCAAGGACGTCCGGGTGCTGATCATCAAGCTCTGCGACCGGCTGCACAACATGCGCACCCTCGGCGTACGCTCGGCGGCCTCCCGGGAGCGGATCGCCCGCAAGACCCAGGAGGTGCTGGTACCGCTCTGTGACCGGCTGGGCATCCAGACCCTCAAGCGGGAACTGGACGACGTGGTGCTGCTGCACCTGGAGCCGGAGGAGCACGCCCGCATCGCCCGGCACGTGCACGACCGCCCGGGCTGGGACGCCTACCTTGCCGACGTGGTGGCCCAGACCAGGGTGGCGCTGCGCCGCAGTCGGGTCGACGCCGAGGTGGCGCCCCGCCCCCGGCACCTCTACTCGATCTGGAAGGACACCGTGGCCGGCGGCCACCAGGTCCCGTACGACCTGCCCCGGATCACGGTGGTGGTGGACGGCCCGGCCACCGACTGCTACGCGGCGCTCGGCGCGGTGCACGGCCTCTGGCGTCCGGTGCCCGGCCGGTTCAAGGACTTCATCGCGTCGCCGAAGAACAACCTCTACCGGTCCCTGCACACGAGCGTCTGCGGTCCGCGCAACCGCACCGTGGAGGTGCTGATCCGCACCGTCGAGATGCACCGTTCGGCCGAGTACGGGGTGGCCGCCGACTTCCGGTTCCCACGCTCGGGCGGGGCGGCTGCGGCGCACGCCGGGCAACTCGACTGGCTGCGCCGGGTGCTCGACTGGGAGCAGGACGCCGCCGACCCGGCGCAGTTCCTCCAGTCGCTGCGCTGCGACCTGTCCGAGGCACAGATCCAGGTGGTCGCCGAGGGGCGGCAGATCGTCCTGCCGGCCGGGGCCACCCCGGTCGACCTGGCCTACGAGTTGGGCGCCGACCGGGGCGACCGATGTCTCGCGGCCCGGATCAACGGTCGGCTGGTGCCGCTCTCCTCCGAGTTGGACGAGGGCGACGTGGTGGAGATCTTCACCGAGACCGATGAGGAGAGCAGCCTCGACGCCGAGGTCGCCCCGCGTGGTCCGCGCCGGGAATGGCTGGGCTTCGTCAAGTCCCCGCACGCGCAGATGCAGATCAACAGGTGGTTCGCCGACCACAGTGAACCGGGCATCTCGATCAGCGACAAGGTCCGGCTCGGCCGGGCCACCATCGGGCTGGCGCTGCGTCAGCACAACCGCGGGCTGGCCAGCGACCTGCCGCTGCTGCGGCTCTCGGAGGAACTCGGCTACCCCGACCTGGAGACTCTGCTGGTCGCGGTCTTCGACCGGGTGATCGAGCCGGACGCCGTGGTACGCCAGCTCATCGACCTGGTCGACCATCGGCAGTGA
- a CDS encoding NUDIX domain-containing protein — MILRPRRTGRAVAYQVFYRLPLPVRRRLVRLAVPKYIVGAVTLLRDSEADGPGRLLLLRQPPGRGWTLPAGLLRRGENPAVGAARELHEETGVRLSPTHLRPAAPNAVVHAKGWVDVVFTAEVPASSTELKVDGAEVFEAAWHPLDDLPKLTWPTARLLAYYDIGPLAGQFPPPLPDALP, encoded by the coding sequence ATGATCCTCCGCCCGCGCCGCACCGGCCGCGCCGTCGCGTACCAGGTCTTCTACCGGTTACCGCTGCCGGTGCGGCGTCGACTGGTGCGGCTGGCCGTGCCGAAGTACATCGTCGGCGCCGTCACCCTGCTCCGGGACAGCGAGGCTGACGGGCCGGGCCGGCTGCTGCTGCTACGCCAGCCGCCCGGTCGTGGCTGGACGCTCCCGGCCGGGCTGCTGCGGCGCGGCGAGAACCCGGCGGTGGGCGCGGCCCGGGAACTGCACGAGGAGACCGGCGTACGGCTCTCCCCCACGCACCTTCGCCCGGCGGCACCGAACGCGGTGGTGCACGCCAAGGGGTGGGTGGATGTGGTGTTCACCGCCGAGGTGCCGGCGTCGAGCACCGAACTCAAGGTCGACGGGGCGGAGGTCTTCGAGGCGGCCTGGCACCCGCTGGACGACCTGCCGAAGCTGACCTGGCCCACCGCGCGGCTGCTCGCCTACTACGACATCGGGCCGCTGGCCGGGCAGTTTCCGCCCCCGCTGCCGGACGCCCTGCCGTGA
- a CDS encoding sugar phosphate nucleotidyltransferase, giving the protein MCAVVLAAGEGTRLRPLTERLPKALCPVGNVPLLDRALVRLAGLGLHGPATVAVNASYLGDQVVEWVGTRAHLSVEPGSPLGTAGGVGKLRDWIAGRGVLVGNADAYLADPAAPPGPDIAALLAGWDGESVRLLGQPAPDPRAPGTFDGHLFTGFSLLPWRLVRDLPATFGDLVRAVWRPAEAAGRLRVVPYRGTFYDTGTPADYLAANLHAAGGGNLVDPTATVTGPCRESVVGANAVVRGAVTRSVLWPGASVGVDERLHDAVRTAEGLTVPAC; this is encoded by the coding sequence ATCTGTGCGGTGGTGCTCGCCGCCGGGGAGGGCACCCGGCTGCGTCCGCTTACCGAGCGGCTGCCCAAGGCGCTCTGTCCGGTGGGCAACGTGCCGCTGCTGGACCGGGCGCTGGTCCGGCTGGCCGGGCTGGGGCTGCACGGTCCGGCGACGGTCGCCGTCAACGCCAGCTATCTCGGCGATCAGGTCGTCGAGTGGGTCGGTACCCGGGCCCACCTCTCGGTGGAGCCGGGCAGCCCGCTCGGCACCGCCGGTGGCGTGGGCAAGCTGCGGGACTGGATCGCCGGTCGGGGGGTGCTGGTCGGCAACGCCGACGCGTACCTCGCCGATCCGGCGGCACCGCCCGGGCCCGACATCGCCGCGCTGCTGGCCGGCTGGGACGGCGAGAGCGTACGCCTGCTCGGCCAGCCCGCGCCCGACCCGCGGGCACCCGGCACCTTCGACGGGCACCTCTTCACCGGTTTCTCGCTGCTGCCCTGGCGGTTGGTCCGGGACCTGCCGGCGACCTTCGGCGACCTGGTCCGCGCGGTGTGGCGCCCGGCCGAGGCCGCCGGCCGGCTGCGGGTGGTCCCCTACCGGGGCACCTTCTACGACACCGGCACCCCGGCCGACTACCTGGCGGCCAACCTGCACGCGGCCGGTGGCGGCAACCTGGTGGATCCCACCGCCACGGTGACCGGTCCCTGCCGCGAGTCGGTGGTCGGCGCGAACGCGGTCGTACGCGGCGCGGTCACCCGCAGCGTGCTCTGGCCCGGCGCCTCGGTCGGCGTCGACGAACGCCTGCACGACGCCGTCCGCACGGCCGAGGGACTCACCGTCCCAGCCTGCTGA
- a CDS encoding Lrp/AsnC ligand binding domain-containing protein, with protein MITAIVLIDCATDSIPEVATALADLPGVSEVYSVAGHVDLIAMVRVREFDEIAQIIAGSISKVPGVLNTESHIAFRAYSRHDLEEAFAIGLGNTD; from the coding sequence GTGATCACCGCGATCGTGCTGATCGACTGCGCCACCGACTCGATCCCGGAGGTGGCCACCGCCCTGGCCGACCTGCCCGGCGTGAGCGAGGTCTACTCGGTGGCCGGGCACGTGGACCTGATCGCCATGGTCCGGGTCCGCGAGTTCGACGAGATCGCCCAGATCATCGCGGGCAGCATCTCCAAGGTGCCCGGTGTGCTCAACACCGAGTCGCACATCGCCTTCCGGGCCTACTCCCGGCACGACCTGGAAGAGGCCTTCGCGATCGGGCTGGGCAACACCGACTGA
- a CDS encoding DUF4142 domain-containing protein: MLGIKRLGLLAALVLVGVAPAAAAQAAAQPSEQDTQYLQAIHQVNLYEVQAGELAQKKAQNQQVKDLAQMIVTDHQELDKSVQDLAGQLNVQLPTEPTPDQRTALDQLKNANGEEFDRLWVTQGLAGHLQAIQATQTEISQGTETQVVQLAQTALPVLQAHYDALVQLAEQLGIPVPEVSATGTPSPGGTAPGTEQPAPGGTTTEQAPAPGGTVTESPSPQQS; the protein is encoded by the coding sequence ATGTTGGGTATCAAACGGCTCGGCCTGCTGGCCGCGCTGGTGCTGGTGGGCGTCGCGCCCGCCGCGGCGGCTCAGGCAGCGGCGCAGCCTTCGGAACAGGACACCCAGTACCTACAGGCGATCCACCAGGTCAACCTGTACGAGGTCCAGGCCGGCGAGCTGGCCCAGAAGAAGGCGCAGAACCAGCAGGTCAAGGATCTGGCGCAGATGATCGTCACCGACCATCAGGAGCTGGACAAGTCGGTGCAGGATCTGGCCGGGCAGCTGAACGTCCAGCTGCCGACAGAGCCCACCCCGGATCAGCGGACGGCTCTGGATCAGCTGAAGAACGCCAACGGTGAGGAGTTCGACAGGCTCTGGGTGACCCAGGGTCTGGCCGGGCACCTCCAGGCCATCCAGGCCACCCAGACGGAGATCTCGCAGGGCACCGAGACCCAGGTGGTCCAGCTGGCGCAGACCGCGCTGCCGGTCCTCCAGGCGCACTACGACGCCCTGGTGCAGCTGGCCGAGCAGCTCGGCATCCCGGTTCCGGAGGTCAGCGCGACCGGCACGCCGAGCCCCGGTGGCACCGCCCCGGGTACCGAGCAGCCGGCTCCGGGTGGCACCACCACCGAGCAGGCCCCGGCTCCGGGCGGCACCGTGACCGAGAGCCCGTCGCCGCAGCAGAGCTGA
- a CDS encoding cytochrome b N-terminal domain-containing protein — MKRRKFDVAAVPGNTARAVDDRFQVATPLRRLLNKVFPDHWSFLLGEIALFSFIVLLLTGVFLTFFFEPTMTEVIYNGSYAPLRGTPMSAAYASTLDISFDVRGGLIMRQMHHWSALLFMAAIVVHMLRVFFTGAFRKPRETNWIIGSLLFWVGFLAGFTGYSLPDDGLSGTGLRIASAIMLSIPVIGSWVTAAVFDGEFPGTIIISRFFIAHVLLVPALLVALISVHLGLVFKQKHTQWPGPGRTNGNVVGERMFPRYAIKQGGFFMVVFGVIALLGGLFQINPVWLFGPYEAWVVSAASQPDWYVMFLDGSTRLMPDWEIFIPIGDGYVIPPLFWPTVVLPGILVMLSVFYPFLEARYLKDYRSHNLLQRPRDVPFRTGLGAMAITFYVILTLSGANDVIADKFHISLNAMTWAGRIGLLLGPPLAYYLTYRLCLGLQQHDREVLAHGVETGIIRRLPDGRFVEVHQPLTAPDEHGHTELPYAGWVVPKKMNRLGALGPAIRGFFYPIEKPAEAPVSPGHPPVEPRPEREEIGSGETRR, encoded by the coding sequence GTGAAGCGGCGCAAGTTTGACGTGGCAGCAGTGCCGGGCAACACCGCCCGGGCGGTCGACGACCGCTTCCAGGTGGCCACCCCGCTGCGCCGGCTGCTGAACAAGGTCTTCCCCGACCACTGGTCGTTCCTGCTCGGCGAGATCGCGCTCTTCTCGTTCATCGTCCTGCTGCTCACCGGGGTCTTCCTGACCTTCTTCTTCGAGCCGACGATGACCGAGGTCATCTACAACGGCAGCTACGCCCCGCTGCGGGGTACGCCGATGTCGGCCGCGTACGCCTCGACGCTGGACATCTCGTTCGACGTCCGGGGCGGCCTGATCATGCGGCAGATGCACCACTGGTCCGCGCTGCTGTTCATGGCCGCGATCGTGGTGCACATGCTGCGGGTCTTCTTCACCGGCGCGTTCCGCAAGCCGCGGGAGACCAACTGGATCATCGGCTCGCTGCTCTTCTGGGTCGGCTTCCTGGCCGGCTTCACCGGCTACTCGCTGCCGGACGACGGCCTCTCCGGCACCGGTCTGCGGATCGCCTCGGCGATCATGCTCTCCATCCCGGTGATCGGGTCCTGGGTGACCGCTGCGGTCTTCGACGGCGAGTTCCCCGGCACGATCATCATCAGCCGGTTCTTCATCGCCCACGTGCTGCTCGTCCCGGCGCTGCTTGTCGCACTGATCAGCGTCCACCTGGGGCTGGTGTTCAAGCAGAAGCACACCCAGTGGCCGGGTCCGGGCCGGACCAACGGCAACGTGGTCGGCGAGCGGATGTTCCCGCGGTACGCGATCAAGCAGGGCGGCTTCTTCATGGTCGTCTTCGGCGTGATCGCACTGTTGGGCGGTCTGTTCCAGATCAACCCGGTCTGGCTGTTCGGCCCGTACGAGGCGTGGGTGGTCTCGGCCGCCAGCCAGCCGGACTGGTACGTCATGTTCCTGGACGGTTCGACCCGACTGATGCCGGACTGGGAGATCTTCATACCCATCGGCGACGGTTACGTGATTCCACCGCTGTTCTGGCCGACCGTGGTGCTACCCGGCATCCTGGTCATGCTCTCGGTGTTCTATCCGTTCCTGGAGGCTCGCTACCTCAAGGACTACCGGAGCCACAACCTGCTCCAGCGTCCCCGCGACGTGCCGTTCCGGACCGGTCTGGGTGCCATGGCCATCACGTTCTACGTGATCCTGACCCTCTCCGGCGCGAACGACGTGATCGCCGACAAGTTCCACATCAGCCTCAACGCGATGACCTGGGCGGGCCGGATCGGTCTGCTGCTCGGGCCGCCGCTCGCGTACTACCTCACCTACCGGCTCTGCCTGGGTCTCCAGCAGCACGACCGGGAGGTGCTGGCCCACGGTGTGGAGACCGGCATCATCCGGCGCCTGCCGGACGGCCGCTTCGTCGAGGTGCACCAGCCGCTCACCGCGCCCGACGAGCACGGGCACACCGAGCTGCCGTACGCCGGCTGGGTGGTGCCGAAGAAGATGAACCGGCTCGGCGCCCTCGGCCCGGCCATCCGGGGCTTCTTCTACCCGATCGAGAAGCCGGCCGAGGCACCGGTCTCGCCGGGACACCCGCCGGTCGAGCCGCGACCGGAGCGGGAGGAGATCGGCAGCGGGGAGACCCGCCGCTGA
- a CDS encoding Rieske 2Fe-2S domain-containing protein, with the protein MSTHTGQPTRPEPAPIDVTDPAVSRFDIVREGARRDDIEIVHYEEQVAPGSKAERRLVRTVAAFFLITGLAATAFLVVYIWWPWEYEPGRGGDKLFTPLLGATLGIALLGIGFGILTWGKKLLPKEVSIQDRHEGAVATEDRTITGQTMLYIADELGVKRRPLLGMSLLAGLVPVGAVAAAPLVGGLISDPHKNNQMMTTGFTPQDGQKVRLVREDGRPIRPEDISAGGQITVFPGIEHGVSNRYADSVTLLIHLREADAEESRRNNEREGHGGYMWGNYAAYSKICTHAGCPASLYEQQTNRLLCPCHQSQFLITDNAKPVFGPASRRLPQLPIEVDAEGYFVAKSDYTETVGPDFWERP; encoded by the coding sequence ATGAGCACGCACACCGGGCAGCCAACCCGCCCGGAGCCGGCACCGATTGACGTGACCGACCCGGCGGTGAGCCGGTTCGACATCGTCCGGGAGGGTGCCCGCCGCGACGACATCGAGATCGTCCACTACGAGGAGCAGGTCGCCCCGGGCAGCAAGGCCGAGCGCCGGCTGGTCCGTACGGTCGCCGCGTTCTTCCTGATCACCGGCCTGGCGGCGACCGCCTTCCTGGTGGTCTACATCTGGTGGCCGTGGGAGTACGAGCCGGGCCGGGGCGGCGACAAGCTGTTCACCCCGCTGCTCGGCGCCACCCTCGGCATCGCGCTGCTGGGCATCGGTTTCGGCATTCTGACCTGGGGCAAGAAGCTGCTGCCCAAGGAGGTGTCGATCCAGGACCGGCACGAGGGCGCGGTGGCCACCGAGGACCGGACGATCACCGGTCAGACCATGCTCTACATCGCCGACGAACTGGGCGTGAAGCGCCGGCCGCTGCTCGGCATGTCGCTGCTGGCCGGCCTGGTGCCGGTCGGTGCGGTCGCCGCGGCGCCGCTGGTGGGCGGGCTCATCTCCGACCCGCACAAGAACAACCAGATGATGACCACCGGGTTCACCCCGCAGGACGGGCAGAAGGTCCGGCTGGTCCGTGAGGACGGCCGTCCGATCCGTCCGGAGGACATCAGCGCCGGTGGCCAGATCACCGTCTTCCCCGGCATCGAGCACGGCGTGAGCAACCGGTACGCCGACTCGGTGACCCTGCTGATCCACCTGCGGGAAGCCGACGCCGAGGAATCGCGCCGCAACAACGAGCGCGAGGGCCACGGCGGTTACATGTGGGGCAACTACGCCGCCTACTCGAAGATCTGCACGCACGCCGGCTGCCCGGCGAGCCTGTACGAGCAGCAGACCAACCGGCTGCTCTGCCCGTGCCACCAGTCGCAGTTCCTGATCACCGACAACGCCAAGCCCGTCTTCGGTCCCGCCAGCCGTCGGCTGCCGCAGCTGCCGATCGAGGTGGACGCTGAGGGCTACTTCGTGGCGAAGTCCGACTACACCGAAACCGTCGGGCCCGACTTCTGGGAGCGGCCGTGA